The proteins below are encoded in one region of Clostridium pasteurianum DSM 525 = ATCC 6013:
- a CDS encoding 2-hydroxyacyl-CoA dehydratase, which produces MKEILHLGLDVGSTTVKLVVLNNNGKILYSKYERHFSDIKNTIVKLLDEAYSIYKDVEITIMVTGSGGLSVSKWLDITFIQEVISCTNAIEKLIPETDVAIELGGEDAKITYFVGSIDQRMNGTCAGGTGAFIDQMATLLKTDAKGLNELASKYKNIYPIAARCGVFAKTDVQPLLNEGAAKEDIAASIFQAVVNQTIGGLACGKPIKGNIAFLGGPLYFLSELRKRFIETLKLREDEIIFPENSQLFVALGAALASEKEKTLKFNILKDKLSVLKDDSVNEIDRLRPLFLDDRELNEFRKRHEGHNIKRRELSNYSGNCFLGIDAGSTTTKAALISEKGELLYSFYGSNEGSPLKLTVKILKDIYSKMPESAKIVNSAVTGYGEGLIKAALQVDIGEVETVAHYKASEFFLPGVDFILDIGGQDMKCLRVKDGVINSILLNEACSSGCGSFIETFAKSLNMDVKDFAAAALKAENPVDLGSRCTVFMNSKVKQSQKEGAKVGDISAGLSYSVIKNALLKVIKIRNPKDLGEKIIVQGGTFYNDAVLRSFELISEREAVRPDIAGLMGAFGCAIIAKERYEEDYISTLLSLDKIDNFNSDVDMRRCGLCGNNCMLTINKFSDGRQYITGNRCERGAGHAEKRTDIPDLYDYKYRKTFGYKSLTKEEAKRGVVGIPRVLNIYENYPFWHTFFTNLGFRVELSPRSSKNIYEMGIDTIPSESVCYPAKLTHGHIISLINKGIKFIFYPCLPYEQKEQPEADNHYNCPIVTSYAEVLKNNIDILRGGDILFKNPFLPFDNMNRLKKRLYEELIEFNISKIEINKAVDAANSEFLKYKEDIKNKGNEVLQYLQDTGIKGVVLGGRPYHIDPEINHGIPNLITSYGMAVLTEDAIAHLGKVERPLRVVDQWVYHSRLYASASFVAKQSNLELIQLNSFGCGLDAVTTDQVEEILEEYKKIYTTIKIDEGNNLGAVRIRIRSLKAAMEERSKNGINPECIGEVQKKVLFTEEMKDTHTILCPQMSPIHFQFLEAAMNASGYNMVMLSDGDKKVVDEGLKYVNNDACYPSIIVVGQIIAALKSGKYDLSKTSALISQTGGGCRATNYIGFIRKALKDAGYANIPVIAVSAQGLESNPGFKYSLSMLNKCAIALVYGDLLMRVLYRVRPYEKIKGSANELYNKWVKKCKESTRSGNHRIFKNNIRNIVKDFDNLEIEDVRKPKVGLVGEILVKFLPGANNNIVDIVEGEGGEAVMPDLIDFLLYCAYDENYKYRYLSGTRKAKLIGNVVINAIEFYRKEMKKVLRNSKRFEPPKSISELAAGVNGIVSIGNQTGEGWFLTAEMVELIESGTENIVCMQPFACLPNHVTGKGMIKELKKRYAYANIAAIDYDPGASEVNQLNRIKLMLSTAFKNMEKKYEFDKMTEIVEIKKHHSENRPIKA; this is translated from the coding sequence ATGAAAGAAATATTGCATTTAGGTTTAGATGTAGGTTCTACTACAGTTAAATTAGTTGTTTTAAATAATAATGGTAAAATACTTTATAGTAAATATGAAAGGCATTTTTCAGATATAAAAAACACTATAGTAAAACTTTTGGATGAAGCCTATAGCATATATAAAGATGTTGAAATTACAATTATGGTAACAGGATCAGGTGGCTTGTCAGTATCAAAATGGCTTGATATAACATTTATACAGGAAGTAATTTCATGTACAAATGCCATAGAAAAGTTAATTCCTGAGACAGATGTAGCTATAGAGCTTGGAGGAGAAGATGCCAAGATAACATATTTTGTCGGAAGTATAGATCAAAGAATGAATGGAACCTGCGCAGGGGGAACAGGAGCTTTTATTGACCAAATGGCTACATTATTAAAAACTGATGCTAAAGGTTTAAATGAATTGGCTTCTAAATATAAAAATATATATCCTATAGCAGCACGATGCGGAGTGTTTGCAAAAACTGATGTGCAGCCATTGCTTAATGAAGGTGCTGCTAAAGAGGATATTGCAGCATCTATATTTCAGGCTGTGGTAAATCAGACTATAGGTGGTCTTGCTTGCGGAAAACCAATTAAAGGTAATATTGCTTTCCTGGGAGGGCCTTTGTACTTTCTTTCAGAGCTTAGAAAAAGATTTATTGAAACTTTAAAGCTTAGAGAAGATGAAATAATATTTCCTGAAAATTCACAGCTTTTTGTAGCTTTAGGTGCAGCTTTAGCTTCAGAAAAAGAAAAAACTTTAAAATTTAATATTCTTAAAGACAAACTGTCTGTATTAAAGGATGATTCAGTAAATGAAATTGACAGATTAAGACCTTTATTTTTAGATGATAGAGAACTTAATGAATTTAGGAAAAGACATGAGGGACACAATATAAAGAGAAGAGAGTTAAGTAACTATAGCGGAAATTGTTTCTTGGGAATTGATGCAGGATCAACTACTACAAAAGCAGCTCTTATTTCAGAAAAGGGTGAACTTTTATATTCTTTTTATGGAAGCAATGAAGGGAGCCCCCTTAAGCTTACTGTAAAAATATTAAAAGATATATATTCAAAGATGCCTGAATCTGCCAAAATAGTTAATTCCGCTGTTACAGGTTATGGTGAAGGATTAATAAAGGCAGCTTTACAGGTGGATATTGGTGAGGTTGAAACAGTTGCCCACTATAAAGCTTCTGAATTTTTCTTACCCGGGGTAGATTTTATACTGGATATAGGTGGACAGGATATGAAATGTCTTAGGGTAAAGGATGGGGTAATAAACAGTATATTACTTAATGAAGCTTGTTCATCTGGCTGTGGATCTTTTATTGAAACCTTTGCAAAATCTCTCAATATGGATGTTAAAGATTTTGCAGCAGCAGCCCTTAAGGCTGAAAATCCCGTAGACCTTGGATCAAGGTGTACAGTATTTATGAATTCTAAGGTTAAACAATCACAAAAAGAAGGGGCAAAAGTAGGAGATATTTCAGCAGGACTTTCCTATTCAGTGATAAAAAATGCTCTTTTAAAAGTTATTAAGATAAGAAATCCTAAAGATTTAGGAGAAAAGATAATTGTACAAGGTGGTACTTTTTATAATGATGCAGTGCTTAGAAGTTTTGAACTTATATCTGAGAGAGAGGCTGTAAGACCAGATATTGCTGGACTTATGGGGGCTTTTGGATGTGCCATCATTGCAAAAGAAAGATATGAAGAAGATTATATTTCTACTTTGCTAAGCTTAGACAAAATCGATAATTTTAATAGTGATGTAGACATGAGAAGATGCGGACTTTGTGGAAATAACTGCATGTTAACTATAAATAAATTTTCAGATGGAAGACAGTATATAACTGGTAACAGATGTGAAAGAGGTGCCGGCCACGCTGAAAAGAGGACAGATATACCTGATTTATATGATTATAAATATAGGAAAACCTTTGGTTATAAATCTCTGACTAAAGAAGAAGCTAAAAGAGGAGTAGTTGGTATTCCAAGGGTATTAAATATCTATGAGAATTATCCGTTTTGGCATACTTTTTTCACTAATTTGGGATTTAGAGTAGAATTATCACCACGATCATCAAAGAATATCTACGAAATGGGTATAGATACTATACCATCAGAATCAGTTTGCTATCCAGCTAAGCTTACACATGGACATATAATCAGCCTTATAAATAAGGGAATAAAATTTATATTTTATCCATGTCTTCCTTATGAGCAGAAGGAGCAGCCAGAAGCTGATAATCATTATAATTGCCCTATAGTTACTTCTTATGCAGAAGTACTTAAAAACAATATAGATATACTTAGAGGTGGAGATATATTATTTAAAAATCCATTTTTACCTTTTGATAATATGAATAGATTAAAAAAGAGACTTTATGAAGAATTGATAGAATTTAATATATCAAAAATTGAAATAAATAAAGCTGTGGATGCAGCTAATAGTGAATTCTTAAAATATAAAGAGGACATAAAAAATAAGGGTAATGAAGTGCTTCAATATTTACAGGACACAGGGATAAAGGGTGTAGTTCTAGGGGGAAGACCTTATCATATAGATCCTGAAATTAACCATGGTATTCCAAATCTTATAACAAGTTATGGTATGGCAGTACTTACAGAGGATGCTATAGCACATCTTGGAAAAGTGGAGAGACCTTTAAGAGTAGTTGATCAATGGGTATATCATTCTAGACTATATGCTTCTGCAAGTTTTGTGGCAAAGCAGAGCAATCTTGAATTAATTCAGCTTAATTCCTTTGGATGCGGTCTTGATGCAGTAACTACAGATCAAGTGGAAGAAATATTGGAAGAATACAAAAAAATATATACAACTATAAAAATAGATGAGGGAAATAATTTAGGTGCAGTGAGGATAAGAATTCGTTCTTTAAAAGCTGCAATGGAGGAAAGAAGTAAAAATGGAATAAATCCAGAATGTATTGGAGAGGTTCAGAAAAAAGTCTTATTTACAGAAGAAATGAAGGATACTCATACAATACTTTGTCCTCAAATGTCACCTATCCATTTTCAATTTTTAGAAGCTGCAATGAATGCATCAGGATATAATATGGTTATGTTGTCTGATGGAGATAAAAAAGTAGTAGATGAAGGATTAAAATATGTTAATAATGATGCCTGCTATCCATCTATAATTGTGGTTGGACAGATAATAGCAGCATTGAAATCTGGAAAATATGATTTAAGTAAAACTTCTGCACTAATTTCACAAACAGGTGGAGGCTGCAGAGCTACAAATTATATTGGATTTATTAGAAAGGCACTTAAAGATGCAGGATATGCAAACATACCAGTTATAGCTGTAAGTGCACAGGGACTTGAATCTAATCCTGGATTTAAGTATTCTCTATCCATGTTAAATAAATGTGCCATAGCTCTTGTATATGGAGATTTACTCATGAGGGTATTATATAGAGTAAGACCTTATGAAAAAATCAAAGGTTCTGCAAATGAGCTATATAATAAATGGGTGAAAAAATGCAAGGAATCAACTAGATCTGGAAATCATAGAATATTTAAAAACAATATAAGAAATATAGTTAAAGATTTTGATAACTTAGAAATAGAGGATGTTAGAAAGCCTAAGGTTGGACTTGTAGGAGAAATACTTGTTAAATTTTTACCTGGTGCAAATAATAATATAGTTGATATTGTTGAGGGTGAAGGTGGAGAAGCTGTAATGCCGGATTTGATAGATTTTTTATTATATTGTGCTTATGATGAGAACTATAAATACAGGTATTTATCAGGTACAAGAAAAGCCAAGCTTATAGGAAATGTAGTAATAAATGCTATTGAATTTTATAGAAAAGAGATGAAAAAAGTCTTAAGAAATAGTAAAAGATTTGAGCCGCCAAAGTCTATAAGTGAACTTGCCGCAGGTGTTAATGGTATTGTATCTATTGGTAACCAAACTGGAGAAGGTTGGTTTTTAACAGCTGAAATGGTAGAGCTTATAGAAAGTGGTACAGAAAATATTGTGTGTATGCAGCCTTTTGCCTGCCTTCCAAATCATGTAACAGGAAAGGGCATGATTAAAGAACTTAAAAAGAGATATGCTTATGCCAATATAGCGGCTATTGATTATGATCCTGGTGCCAGTGAAGTAAATCAGTTAAATAGAATTAAATTGATGTTGTCTACAGCTTTTAAAAATATGGAGAAAAAGTATGAGTTTGATAAGATGACAGAAATAGTAGAGATAAAAAAACATCATTCTGAGAATAGACCTATTAAGGCTTAA
- a CDS encoding transglutaminase-like domain-containing protein has translation MKINPVTLIIIISFFYPILKGLLVGFSSYSAKRDLENVIGSVSFILAIYVGIKYIRNIFIGNENSIFNKIISHLPDNMAYYFQSKPIVIYLIVIPLAVYIIYKIIYTILLFISNITLYHLIDGIEKLVKNKNYVFRKIMGAVVQIPRAVCYILVVLLALNFASIFTTNSDFNRYLSNSNIYRYLCQQFVIPVTNSSVAKKLPQIIDDSVSIVVKQNNLEKLPNGKINDTSPGRTIVYYNGVTLDEGIKSNQQINNFAKNLTAGETDTISKSKKLYDWIGRNIDYDYNKANLVLNNNFNVQSGAIPTFESRKGICFDYACLYVAMARANNIKVRLVTGDGFNGVSWVSHAWNMVYIPETGKWINVDTTFSKGGNYFNSRIFDLDHKNAKIIGEW, from the coding sequence GTGAAGATCAATCCTGTAACTTTAATTATAATAATTAGCTTTTTTTATCCAATATTAAAAGGGCTTTTAGTTGGGTTTTCATCTTATAGTGCTAAAAGGGATTTAGAAAATGTTATTGGAAGTGTATCATTTATACTTGCTATATATGTGGGTATTAAATATATAAGAAATATATTTATAGGAAATGAAAATAGTATATTTAATAAGATAATTAGCCATTTACCAGATAATATGGCCTATTATTTTCAAAGTAAACCTATAGTAATATATCTAATTGTTATTCCTTTAGCAGTATATATAATCTATAAGATTATATATACAATATTATTATTTATAAGCAATATTACTCTATATCATTTAATTGATGGAATTGAGAAGCTAGTTAAAAATAAAAATTATGTGTTTAGAAAAATAATGGGGGCAGTAGTTCAGATACCTAGAGCGGTATGCTATATTCTAGTGGTGCTATTGGCACTGAATTTTGCATCGATATTTACTACTAACAGTGATTTTAATAGGTATCTGAGTAATTCAAATATCTACAGGTATTTATGTCAGCAATTTGTAATACCTGTTACTAATTCTAGTGTTGCCAAAAAACTTCCGCAAATAATTGATGATTCTGTAAGTATTGTAGTTAAACAAAATAATTTAGAAAAACTTCCTAATGGAAAAATAAATGATACTTCACCTGGCAGAACTATTGTATATTATAATGGAGTTACTTTAGATGAAGGTATAAAATCAAATCAGCAGATAAATAATTTTGCAAAAAATTTAACTGCTGGTGAAACAGATACTATAAGTAAATCAAAGAAATTATACGATTGGATAGGTAGAAATATAGATTATGATTATAATAAAGCCAATTTAGTCTTAAATAATAATTTTAATGTACAGTCAGGTGCTATACCAACTTTTGAATCCAGAAAGGGGATTTGTTTTGACTATGCCTGCTTATATGTGGCTATGGCTAGAGCAAATAATATTAAAGTAAGACTTGTTACAGGTGATGGATTTAATGGAGTAAGCTGGGTAAGTCATGCTTGGAATATGGTTTATATACCTGAAACAGGCAAATGGATTAATGTAGATACTACCTTTTCTAAGGGAGGAAACTACTTTAATAGTAGAATTTTTGATTTAGATCATAAAAATGCAAAGATCATTGGTGAATGGTAA
- the recX gene encoding recombination regulator RecX yields MIYLNKITKIEVQKKRKDRVNIYVNNEYRFSCSSELVFLHSLKSGMSIDVDYIEKIVEEENYIKCKNDALKAIEKSYKTEREISVKLLQKDHSEKNINRAIKFLKQYNFIDDCKYADLYIKEKIKKQGKKKIKYELLKKGIEENIIDDKLNNVSYEYEVSIINELARKKYNIFMKSENNSFKIYSKLFNYLSRLGYSSNIIKDTLKKIIGDITEDNNFIGNMKITHEKNYEELHRIAEKKYNLVIKNESNSMKVYAKLWRFLISKGYSSEDVKQELKNLME; encoded by the coding sequence GTGATATATTTGAATAAAATAACAAAAATAGAAGTGCAGAAGAAAAGAAAAGATAGAGTTAATATATATGTAAATAATGAATATAGATTTTCCTGCAGCAGTGAATTAGTTTTTTTACATTCTTTAAAAAGTGGGATGAGTATAGATGTTGATTATATAGAGAAAATAGTAGAGGAAGAAAATTATATAAAATGCAAGAATGATGCCCTTAAAGCTATAGAAAAAAGCTATAAAACTGAAAGAGAAATATCTGTAAAACTTCTCCAAAAAGATCATAGTGAAAAAAATATAAACAGAGCTATAAAATTTTTAAAGCAGTACAATTTTATTGATGATTGTAAATATGCAGATTTGTATATAAAGGAAAAGATTAAGAAACAGGGAAAAAAGAAAATAAAATATGAATTATTGAAAAAAGGTATTGAAGAAAATATTATAGATGATAAGCTTAATAATGTTAGTTATGAGTACGAAGTGTCTATTATAAATGAATTAGCTAGAAAGAAGTATAATATATTTATGAAAAGTGAGAACAATTCTTTTAAGATATATAGTAAATTATTTAATTACCTTTCTAGATTGGGATATAGCAGTAATATAATAAAAGATACTTTGAAAAAAATTATTGGAGATATAACTGAAGATAATAATTTTATAGGAAATATGAAGATAACTCATGAGAAAAATTATGAAGAACTTCATAGGATTGCAGAGAAAAAATATAATTTAGTGATAAAGAATGAGAGTAATTCTATGAAGGTATACGCTAAGCTCTGGAGATTTTTAATATCCAAAGGTTATAGTAGTGAAGATGTAAAACAAGAGTTAAAAAACTTAATGGAATAG
- a CDS encoding tetratricopeptide repeat protein, which produces MNYFKEANNFYNRKDYINALSLYQKSVEVKQNEAASFYNWAVCLIKLKSYKKAIPLLKKALILKHDSRYFFNLAYCYTMLKDKRKALIYFNKAWSLNNDDKDCEKAINMIIKSYKKDTI; this is translated from the coding sequence ATGAACTACTTTAAAGAAGCAAATAATTTCTATAATAGAAAAGATTACATAAATGCACTAAGTCTATATCAAAAATCTGTGGAAGTTAAACAAAATGAAGCCGCTTCTTTCTATAATTGGGCTGTTTGCTTAATAAAACTTAAATCCTATAAAAAAGCAATACCTCTATTAAAAAAAGCTTTAATTCTAAAACATGATAGTAGATATTTTTTTAATTTAGCTTACTGCTATACTATGCTGAAAGATAAAAGAAAGGCTTTAATCTATTTTAATAAAGCCTGGTCATTAAATAATGATGATAAAGATTGTGAGAAAGCTATTAATATGATCATAAAATCCTATAAAAAAGATACAATATGA